TCAAAATGCCTGTGATGCATCAGGTTCGTAAATTTGATGCTCGTGTTTTGACCTTGGATTACACGCCGCAGTCTTATTTAACACAAGATAAGAAGCCTTTGATTGTTGATTCGTTTGTAAAATGGCGAATCAAGGATGTATCCAAGTTCTACACTGCAACCTCTGGGGATGAAATAGCTGCCTCTCGTTTGTTGGCATCCCGTGTGGATGACGGGCTTCGTAAGCAATTTGCTCAGCGTACAGTTCATGAAGTAATTTCTGGTCAGCGTGATGAGCTGATGGATGACTTAACCGTGAAGTTGAATCAAGTAGTGCTGACTGACATTGGTGTTGAGTTACTGGATATCCGTGTGAAGGGTATTGAGCTGCCTGAGCGTGTGAACGAAGATGTATACAAGCGTATGAGATCTGAGCGTGAACGTGAAGCGCGTGAGTATCGTTCTCGTGGTCGTGAGTTGGCGGAAGGTATTCGTGCTGATGCTGATCGTCGTCGTACTATTATTGAAGCAAATGCTTACCGTGAAGCTGAAAAGATTCGAGGTGATGGCGATGCTCAGTCTGCTCGCATTTATGCGGAAGCGTTTAGTAAAGATCCTGAGTTTTACTCGTTTGTTCGCAGCCTGAAGGCTTATCAAGAGACCTTTAGTGCAGATAGTGATGTCATGATTCTGGACTCGGA
Above is a genomic segment from Litoribrevibacter albus containing:
- the hflC gene encoding protease modulator HflC, whose translation is MSSRSLFVSIVILLSLAIASNVLYIVKETERGVLLRFGEVVDADLKPGIHVKMPVMHQVRKFDARVLTLDYTPQSYLTQDKKPLIVDSFVKWRIKDVSKFYTATSGDEIAASRLLASRVDDGLRKQFAQRTVHEVISGQRDELMDDLTVKLNQVVLTDIGVELLDIRVKGIELPERVNEDVYKRMRSEREREAREYRSRGRELAEGIRADADRRRTIIEANAYREAEKIRGDGDAQSARIYAEAFSKDPEFYSFVRSLKAYQETFSADSDVMILDSDSDFFKYLGAPKTKQ